A section of the Leptolyngbyaceae cyanobacterium genome encodes:
- a CDS encoding zf-TFIIB domain-containing protein, translating to MQCPKDKKATLIDSTLAGNLFVKCCPECDGNWIPAESYQNWQSRQPKNQNQPNLLTSDPNFVQSPFDTKAALCPDCQHYLSRAKVFYKPSFFVERCMYCGGIWCDKGEWEVLQKLGVHTTIEQMFSPEWQVQMREQEYAAKEKQATIDKLGPELAEQVFKLAEILEKHPNGEFGVAYLMRRFDK from the coding sequence GTGCAATGTCCGAAAGACAAGAAGGCGACACTAATCGATAGCACTTTGGCAGGAAATTTATTTGTCAAGTGCTGTCCTGAGTGTGACGGTAATTGGATTCCTGCCGAATCTTATCAAAATTGGCAATCACGTCAACCCAAAAACCAAAATCAGCCAAATTTGTTGACTTCCGACCCTAATTTCGTGCAGTCTCCCTTCGATACCAAAGCAGCCTTGTGTCCGGATTGTCAGCACTACTTATCGCGAGCCAAAGTATTCTACAAACCATCCTTTTTTGTAGAGCGGTGTATGTACTGCGGTGGTATTTGGTGCGATAAAGGGGAGTGGGAAGTTCTCCAAAAATTAGGAGTACATACTACCATCGAGCAAATGTTTTCTCCAGAATGGCAAGTCCAAATGCGAGAGCAAGAATACGCAGCAAAGGAAAAGCAGGCCACTATTGATAAATTAGGGCCAGAATTAGCCGAACAAGTGTTTAAATTAGCAGAAATCTTGGAAAAGCACCCGAATGGAGAGTTTGGCGTTGCTTACTTGATGCGGCGATTTGATAAATAG
- a CDS encoding type I glyceraldehyde-3-phosphate dehydrogenase produces the protein MIRVAINGFGRIGRNFMRCWVGRTNSNIEVVAINDTSDPRTNSHLLRYDSMLGKFDADIAYDDNSITVNGKTVKCVSDRNPENLPWKDWNIDLIIESTGVFTSKEGATKHINAGAKKVLITAPGKNDDGTFVVGVNHQDYDHAKHNIISNASCTTNCLAPVAKVLHEKFGIIKGTMTTTHSYTGDQRLLDASHRDLRRARAAAINIVPTSTGAAKAVALVLPELKGKLNGIALRVPTPNVSVVDLVVQVQKSTFVEEVNQALKEAAEGPLKGILEYSELELVSCDYRGTDCSSIVDASLTMVMGGDMVKVVAWYDNEWGYSQRVVDLAELVAQKWVA, from the coding sequence GTGATTAGAGTAGCGATCAACGGTTTTGGACGCATCGGACGCAACTTCATGCGCTGCTGGGTGGGCAGAACAAATAGCAATATTGAGGTTGTCGCCATTAACGACACCTCCGATCCGAGAACCAACTCCCACCTGCTGAGATATGACTCCATGCTAGGGAAGTTTGATGCTGACATCGCTTATGATGATAATTCCATCACGGTGAACGGCAAGACGGTCAAATGCGTATCAGATCGCAATCCCGAAAACTTGCCCTGGAAAGATTGGAACATTGACCTGATCATCGAATCGACAGGTGTATTCACCAGTAAAGAAGGTGCTACTAAGCACATCAATGCTGGTGCAAAGAAGGTTCTGATCACCGCTCCTGGAAAAAATGATGATGGTACTTTTGTGGTGGGCGTAAATCATCAAGATTACGATCACGCTAAGCACAACATTATCAGTAATGCTAGCTGTACCACCAACTGCTTGGCTCCCGTAGCTAAGGTGTTGCATGAAAAGTTTGGCATTATCAAAGGTACGATGACCACTACCCACAGCTACACGGGTGACCAGCGCTTGCTGGATGCTTCTCACCGCGATCTGCGACGGGCAAGAGCAGCAGCTATTAATATTGTACCAACCTCTACTGGTGCTGCTAAAGCAGTGGCTCTAGTACTGCCAGAACTAAAGGGTAAGCTGAACGGGATCGCTTTGCGCGTTCCCACCCCGAACGTTTCTGTGGTTGATTTGGTGGTACAAGTCCAAAAGAGTACTTTTGTGGAAGAAGTAAATCAAGCCCTCAAAGAAGCAGCTGAAGGCCCATTAAAAGGCATTTTGGAATATAGCGAACTAGAACTAGTTTCTTGTGACTATCGCGGTACTGATTGCTCTTCGATCGTAGACGCCAGCCTGACAATGGTAATGGGTGGCGACATGGTGAAAGTGGTAGCTTGGTACGATAACGAGTGGGGCTATAGCCAACGAGTTGTCGATTTGGCTGAACTGGTAGCTCAAAAGTGGGTTGCTTAA
- the patD gene encoding heterocyst frequency control protein PatD, which produces MFPQNYRDRYQKFQEILEVLQQRSVEEPVDSVKLQNIFARVRQIFQSEIASLSGDDLDPPTASRMQSYLTEINKQLRLLEVDFTFLQAARQPATVKTRLAQINTRLQTLIGYSQAVLAG; this is translated from the coding sequence ATGTTTCCTCAAAATTATCGAGATCGCTATCAAAAATTCCAAGAAATCCTAGAGGTTTTGCAACAGAGATCCGTTGAAGAACCAGTAGACTCAGTGAAATTGCAAAATATTTTCGCACGAGTACGACAAATTTTTCAAAGCGAAATCGCCAGTCTTAGCGGCGATGACCTAGATCCCCCGACCGCATCTCGGATGCAATCCTACTTAACCGAAATCAACAAGCAGCTACGATTGCTAGAAGTGGATTTCACCTTTTTGCAAGCAGCACGACAGCCAGCTACCGTAAAAACTAGGCTAGCTCAGATTAATACCCGCCTTCAAACTCTGATTGGTTATTCTCAAGCAGTCCTAGCAGGGTGA
- a CDS encoding ABC transporter ATP-binding protein, translating into MANDKVLFQVEDLRVGYPSNQLADRDNSWAVDGVSFTLQPGERLGLVGESGCGKSTLGRAAMRLLPPSTRIEGKVSFEGESVFDLNSVQLRRFRGEAVALVFQDPMTRLDPLMTIGEHCIETLRSHQQQLSRQQAKEKAIETLEAVKIPAHRWSQYPHEFSGGMRQRVAIALALLLNPKLIVADEPTTSLDVTISAQILQELTRLCRERNMALLLISHDLAMVGEYCDRMAVMYAGKIVETGTTESILYHPQHEYTRSLLNAALHIQAITEKEAPKKAENPASPILRVQDLKQYYSLESNFIQQLFSKNSAVIKAVDGINLELYPGEILGLVGESGCGKSTLSRTILQLIRPTSGKVEFLGQELTNLSRQSIRQQRRQMQMVFQDPHACLNPRMTVGQSIADPLFIHHLATPSEAREQVLQVLERVGLKPSQEYYNRYPSDLSGGQQQRVAIARALITRPKLIICDEPVSMLDAHVQTQVLELMLELKQEFELTYLFITHDLWVARFFCDRIAVMNGGQIVEIGKTRDIFDRPQHPYTQTLLQAAPLLARASHSK; encoded by the coding sequence ATGGCTAATGACAAAGTACTATTCCAGGTAGAAGATTTGCGGGTAGGTTATCCGAGTAACCAACTCGCAGATCGAGATAATAGTTGGGCAGTTGATGGAGTTTCTTTTACTCTACAACCAGGTGAAAGACTGGGATTGGTGGGAGAATCCGGTTGTGGTAAATCAACTTTGGGACGTGCTGCCATGCGGTTGTTACCTCCCTCAACGCGGATTGAGGGAAAGGTATCTTTTGAAGGCGAATCGGTTTTTGATTTAAATTCCGTACAGTTGCGTCGATTTCGGGGAGAAGCGGTGGCGTTGGTGTTTCAAGACCCGATGACGCGCCTCGATCCTCTGATGACGATCGGAGAACATTGTATAGAAACGCTCAGAAGCCATCAACAGCAACTATCACGACAGCAGGCGAAGGAAAAAGCGATCGAGACTTTAGAGGCTGTAAAAATACCTGCCCATCGGTGGTCTCAGTATCCTCACGAGTTTAGCGGTGGAATGCGTCAGCGAGTGGCGATCGCCCTTGCTTTATTACTCAATCCTAAATTAATCGTGGCAGATGAACCCACCACCAGTTTAGACGTAACTATCTCAGCACAGATTTTGCAGGAATTGACTCGATTGTGTCGAGAAAGAAACATGGCTTTACTGTTAATTTCTCACGACTTAGCGATGGTGGGGGAATATTGCGATCGGATGGCAGTCATGTATGCTGGCAAAATCGTGGAAACCGGGACTACCGAATCAATTCTCTACCATCCCCAGCATGAATATACCCGATCGCTTTTAAATGCGGCTCTCCACATTCAAGCTATTACTGAAAAAGAAGCCCCAAAAAAGGCCGAAAATCCGGCTTCACCAATTCTGCGAGTCCAAGATTTAAAGCAGTACTACTCTTTAGAAAGCAATTTCATCCAACAGTTATTCTCTAAAAATTCCGCAGTTATTAAAGCCGTTGATGGCATTAACTTAGAGCTATATCCCGGTGAAATTCTCGGTTTAGTAGGAGAATCCGGTTGTGGTAAAAGTACCCTATCTCGGACTATTTTGCAGTTAATTCGTCCCACTAGTGGCAAAGTGGAGTTTCTCGGACAAGAATTAACTAATTTGTCCCGTCAGTCTATCCGCCAACAGCGAAGACAAATGCAAATGGTTTTCCAAGACCCTCATGCTTGTTTAAATCCGAGAATGACCGTGGGGCAAAGTATTGCCGATCCCCTATTCATCCATCATTTAGCTACTCCCTCCGAAGCGCGAGAGCAAGTATTGCAGGTGTTGGAAAGAGTAGGTTTAAAACCATCCCAAGAGTATTACAACCGATATCCATCGGATCTATCTGGAGGACAACAGCAGAGAGTGGCGATCGCGCGTGCCTTAATTACCCGCCCCAAATTAATTATCTGCGATGAACCGGTCAGTATGCTAGATGCTCACGTACAAACCCAAGTTCTCGAACTGATGTTAGAACTAAAACAAGAATTCGAGCTAACTTATTTGTTTATCACTCACGATCTTTGGGTAGCCCGGTTCTTTTGCGATCGCATAGCTGTGATGAATGGCGGTCAAATAGTAGAAATCGGAAAAACGCGGGATATTTTCGATCGTCCCCAGCATCCCTATACTCAAACCTTACTACAAGCCGCTCCCTTATTAGCTCGTGCTAGCCACAGTAAATAA